The following DNA comes from Thermococcus celericrescens.
CTTCCCTCGCTTTCTCCATTGTCTCCGGCGGAAGCTTGAAGTGGACGAAGCCGCGGCGGTAGACGCCGCCCATCGCAACGACCTCAAGGGCGGTGAGGGGAACCCTCTCGTTGAGGCTGTGGCTCTGAGGGACGTAGCCTATGAGCTCTTTCGCCTCGCAGGGCGGTTTCCCGAAGACCTCCAGCCGTCCGGTGTAGTCCCTGTGGAAGCAGGCGATTGCCTTGAGCAGGGTCGTCTTGCCTGCCCCGTTGGGGCCGAGCAGAAGGAGCGTCTCGCTATCCTCGAGAGTGAAGTCTACCCCCTCCACAGCGGGCTTTCCGTCGTAGAGTATCGTGAGGCTTTCGGCGGTTATTGCCTCCATGGTAATCTCCAGACTCCAGTTTAAGCGGTGCGTTTTTAAACCTTGATGTGCACCTGCTGGACAGAGGTGGCTGACCTCTTCCCCGCCGTGAGGGGCGGGGGTTTGCCTAACCCCTCGCTAAGGGCGGAGAGGTTTGAGGGGTCTCATTCAAACCCACTAAAAAGCGGGTCTTCAACCCCTCTGGCCGGGCCTTCGGCCAATTACCCCTCCTCTGAGCGTAAAGCCCGCTCAGACTCGGGGTTATGGTTTTCACCACCTTCTTCAAAATATTAAACGCCCCAACCAAGTCTGAATTGAAGACAAGCCCCGTCTCGGGACACTTAAACAATCCCCTAACAAACCTCGCCCCCTCGTGAGGCCTCCCGCAGACGGGGCAACGCTTAGACGTGAAAACCTCATTAACGACAATAACGCTAATACCATACTCCTCAGCGACCTCCCTGAGACGCCGAATCACGGTATTGAATCGCCAGACGTGGGAGAGGAGATAATTCTGCTTTTTACCCTTGTTGGAGTTCCCACTGATGCCCTTCGGATAGCCAACAACAATCCTTGAAACACCCATCTGGTAGAGCCTTTCAACTGTTTGCCTCACCCTCGTGTTAATGTAGTGCCTCGCCTGGAGTTTAGCCTTCAAGTGCATTCCTGAGAGTTTCTTACTCTTCTTTGCCCCGCTTTTGTTGATTTTGGATTGATACTCTGCTATCCGTTTTTGCCAGTAAAAATCAATGCTCTTGAGCGGTCTCCCGTTCACTAAGAAGCTTTCCCCGTTCTCAACGTAAACGGCCATCAGGTTGTTCACT
Coding sequences within:
- a CDS encoding RNA-guided endonuclease InsQ/TnpB family protein; translation: VNNLMAVYVENGESFLVNGRPLKSIDFYWQKRIAEYQSKINKSGAKKSKKLSGMHLKAKLQARHYINTRVRQTVERLYQMGVSRIVVGYPKGISGNSNKGKKQNYLLSHVWRFNTVIRRLREVAEEYGISVIVVNEVFTSKRCPVCGRPHEGARFVRGLFKCPETGLVFNSDLVGAFNILKKVVKTITPSLSGLYAQRRGNWPKARPEGLKTRFLVGLNETPQTSPPLARG